One Acutalibacter muris DNA window includes the following coding sequences:
- a CDS encoding glycosyltransferase family 39 protein — translation MLTDILLTVPVALLFLAVALRCLWGFGLAPGCCEAPGGCVPARPRVIKVFCAALALRLFLLLIMFLCSMLSGGEGGLESFPGKFSRWDAGHYINLIEKGYSGYQEDGRHLFLVFYPLYVWAARLVRLIIPNTVMAGLMVSLLSYAGGCCYVYKIAAKLLGPNAAKSALLLLSLYPHSFFFGLVMTEGLFLLTTSAACYYALERRWLLYGLWGALAALTRMTGVLVTVMAAVELLSALRPLERPLGVSLKRALPGFLKKLPALLMPLLGSLAYLLLNWRVDGDPFAFRVHQGHWHQGGKWISGVLKYLWSYFWDNKADANGYAIWLPELVIFAASFGVLLLAVRKKNFPPSLLAYAFCYLVANYSLSWLLSAGRYMSCCFPLFLFAGGLLEGRESLREGICLGGAALTGVYLYAYLTGAQVM, via the coding sequence ATGCTGACAGATATCCTGCTGACTGTCCCCGTGGCGCTGCTGTTTTTGGCGGTGGCACTGCGGTGCCTTTGGGGCTTCGGGCTCGCGCCGGGGTGCTGTGAAGCCCCCGGGGGCTGCGTCCCGGCGCGCCCCCGGGTTATAAAGGTGTTCTGCGCGGCCCTTGCCCTGCGGCTGTTCCTGCTCTTGATAATGTTCCTCTGCTCCATGCTCTCGGGGGGCGAGGGCGGCCTTGAGAGCTTTCCCGGCAAGTTTTCCCGCTGGGACGCGGGGCACTATATCAACCTGATAGAAAAGGGCTACTCAGGGTATCAGGAGGACGGCAGGCACCTGTTCCTGGTGTTCTATCCCCTGTATGTCTGGGCGGCGCGGCTGGTGCGGCTGATAATCCCCAACACGGTCATGGCGGGGCTAATGGTCTCCCTCTTGAGCTACGCCGGGGGCTGCTGCTATGTGTATAAGATTGCAGCGAAGCTTCTGGGCCCAAACGCCGCAAAAAGCGCGCTCCTGCTCTTGTCCTTATATCCCCACTCCTTTTTCTTCGGGCTGGTGATGACCGAGGGGCTGTTCCTTCTGACCACCTCGGCGGCCTGTTACTACGCCCTGGAGCGCCGCTGGCTCCTCTACGGCCTGTGGGGGGCCCTGGCGGCCCTGACCCGCATGACCGGGGTGCTGGTGACAGTTATGGCGGCGGTGGAGCTGCTCTCGGCGCTGCGGCCTCTGGAGCGGCCCCTGGGCGTGTCCCTTAAAAGAGCGCTGCCGGGGTTCCTTAAAAAGCTCCCGGCCCTGCTCATGCCCCTTCTGGGCTCCCTCGCGTATCTTCTCTTAAACTGGCGCGTGGACGGCGACCCCTTTGCCTTTCGGGTGCACCAGGGCCACTGGCACCAAGGGGGCAAGTGGATATCGGGGGTGCTTAAATACCTTTGGAGCTATTTTTGGGACAATAAAGCTGATGCCAACGGCTATGCCATCTGGCTGCCGGAGCTGGTGATTTTCGCGGCGAGCTTTGGTGTGCTGCTTCTTGCGGTGCGCAAAAAGAACTTTCCTCCAAGCCTTTTGGCCTACGCCTTCTGCTATCTTGTGGCCAACTACTCCCTGTCCTGGCTTTTAAGCGCCGGGCGGTATATGAGCTGCTGCTTCCCGCTGTTCCTCTTTGCCGGGGGGCTTTTAGAGGGGCGGGAGAGCCTTCGGGAGGGGATATGTCTCGGGGGCGCGGCTTTAACCGGCGTGTATCTGTACGCCTATCTCACCGGGGCCCAGGT